A window from Citrus sinensis cultivar Valencia sweet orange chromosome 3, DVS_A1.0, whole genome shotgun sequence encodes these proteins:
- the LOC102623642 gene encoding uncharacterized protein LOC102623642: MGWFRAGSSVAKLAIKRTLSQGCSYTTRTRIVPSQTRHFHSTVFKSKAQSAPVPRPVPLSKLTDSFLDGTSSVYLEELQRAWEADPNSVDESWDNFFRNFVGQAATSPGISGQTIQESMRLLLLVRAYQVNGHMKARLDPLGLEEREIPEDLDPALYGFTEADLDREFFIGVWRMAGFLSENRPVQTLRSILTRLEQAYCGSIGYEYMHIADRDQCNWLRDKIETPTPMQYNRQRREVILDRLIWSTQFENFLATKWTTAKRFGLEGGETLIPGMKEMFDRAADLGVESIVIGMPHRGRLNVLGNVVRKPLRQIFSEFSGGTKPVDEDGLYTGTGDVKYHLGTSYDRPTRGGKRIHLSLVANPSHLEAVDPVVVGKTRAKQYYSHDVDRTKNMGVLIHGDGSFAGQGVVYETLHLSALPNYTTGGTIHIVVNNQVAFTTDPRAGRSSQYCTDVAKALNAPIFHVNGDDIEAVVHVCELAAEWRQKFHSDVVVDLVCYRRFGHNEIDEPSFTQPKMYQVIRSHPSAFEIYQKKLLESAQVTQEDINRIQEKVNTILNEEFMASKDYVPKRRDWLSAYWAGFKSPEQVSRIRNTGVKPEILKNVGKAITNLPENFKPHRGVKKVYEQRAQMIETGEGIDWAVGEALAFATLLVEGNHVRLSGQDVERGTFSHRHSVLHDQETGEKYCPLDHVMMNQDEEMFTVSNSSLSEFGVLGFELGYSMENPNSLVLWEAQFGDFANGAQVIFDQFLSSGESKWLRQTGLVVLLPHGYDGQGPEHSSARLERFLQMSDDNPFVIPEMDPTLRKQIQECNWQIVNVTTPANYFHVLRRQIHRGFRKPLIVMSPKNLLRHKDCKSNLSEFDDVQGHPGFDKQGTRFKRLIKDQNGHSDLEEGIRRLVLCSGKVYYELDEERKKRSASDVAICRVEQLCPFPYDLVQRELKRYPNAEIVWCQEEPMNMGAYTYISPRLATAMKAVGRGTIEDIKYIGRAPSAATATGFYQAHVKEQTELVQKSIHPEPIKAPAEIC; this comes from the exons TGTGGCAAAGCTAGCCATTAAGAGGACTTTATCTCAGGGTTGTTCATATACCACAAGGACACGCATCGTTCCGTCGCAAACCCGGCATTTTCATAGCACTGTCTTCAAATCAAAGGCGCAATCTGCTCCTGTGCCTCGGCCTGTACCCTTATCAAAGTTGACTGATAGCTTCTTAGATGGGACTAGTAGTGTCTATTTAGAGGAGCTTCAGAGAGCTTGGGAAGCTGATCCAAATAGCGTTGATGAGTCATGGGAtaatttctttagaaattttgtCGGACAGGCTGCTACTTCTCCTGGAATTTCGGGGCAAACTATTCAGGAGAGTATGCGCTTGTTGTTGCTTGTGAGAGCTTACCAAGTTAATGGTCATATGAAAGCAAGGTTGGACCCATTGGGATTGGAAGAAAGAGAAATCCCTGAAGATTTGGACCCTGCTCTTTATGGGTTCACGGAAGCTGATCTCGATAGAGAATTCTTTATAGGTGTGTGGAGGATGGCTGGGTTTTTGTCTGAAAATCGTCCTGTGCAGACCCTTAGATCCATATTGACCCGGCTTGAGCAGGCTTATTGTGGGAGTATTGGGTATGAGTACATGCATATTGCAGATCGTGATCAATGTAATTGGTTGAGAGATAAGATTGAAACCCCAACACCAATGCAATACAATAGACAACGCCGTGAGGTTATTCTTGATAGGCTCATATGGAGTACACAATTTGAGAACTTCTTGGCAACTAAGTGGACAACAGCAAAGAGGTTTGGGCTTGAAGGTGGGGAAACTTTAATCCCTGGCATGAAAGAGATGTTTGACAGGGCAGCTGATCTTGGGGTCGAGAGCATAGTTATTGGAATGCCCCACAGAGGACGACTTAATGTGCTAGGTAATGTTGTTCGGAAACCACTTCGTCAAATATTTAGTGAGTTTAGTGGTGGTACGAAGCCTGTAGATGAAGATGGGCTCTACACTGGTACTGGTGATGTTAAGTATCACCTGGGAACTTCATATGATCGACCAACTAGAGGTGGTAAGAGAATTCATTTATCTTTGGTTGCCAACCCAAGTCACTTGGAAGCTGTAGACCCAGTTGTTGTTGGAAAAACTAGAGCGAAGCAGTATTActcccatgatgtggacaggACCAAGAATATGGGTGTTTTGATTCATGGTGATGGTAGCTTTGCTGGTCAAGGTGTAGTCTATGAAACTCTACATCTGAGTGCACTTCCAAACTACACAACTGGCGGCACTATACACATTGTTGTGAACAACCAAGTGGCCTTCACCACTGATCCAAGGGCAGGCAGATCCTCTCAGTACTGTACTGACGTTGCCAAAGCCTTGAATGCCCCCATTTTCCATGTAAACGGGGATGACATCGAGGCGGTTGTTCATGTATGTGAGCTTGCAGCAGAATGGCGGCAGAAATTCCATTCTGATGTGGTGGTTGATTTAGTTTGTTACAGGAGATTTGGGCACAATGAGATTGATGAGCCATCTTTCACCCAGCCCAAAATGTACCAG GTCATCCGGAGTCATCCATCAGCTTTTGAGATCTACCAAAAGAAACTATTAGAATCTGCTCAGGTGACTCAAGAAGACATTAATAGGATACAGGAGAAGGTCAATACAATCCTCAATGAGGAATTCATGGCCAGCAAAGATTATGTTCCAAAACGAAGGGATTGGCTGTCAGCTTATTGGGCTGGGTTCAAGTCACCTGAACAGGTTTCACGTATTAGAAACACTGG AGTAAAACCAGAGATCTTGAAGAATGTTGGCAAAGCCATAACCAACCTTCCAGAAAATTTTAAGCCTCACCGGGGGGTTAAGAAGGTGTACGAGCAGCGTGCACAAATGATTGAAACTGGGGAAGGCATTGATTGGGCAGTTGGGGAGGCCCTCGCATTCGCTACTTTGCTGGTAGAGGGTAACCATGTGCGATTGAGTGGCCAGGATGTTGAGAGAGGAACATTCAGTCACCGGCATTCTGTGCTACATGATCAAGAAACTGGGGAGAAGTATTGCCCACTAGACCATGTTATGATGAACCAAGATGAGGAGATGTTCACTGTGAGCAATAG CTCTCTCTCAGAGTTTGGTGTTCTTGGATTTGAACTGGGTTACTCTATGGAAAATCCAAACTCATTAGTATTGTGGGAAGCTCAATTTGGGGACTTCGCTAATGGAGCACAAGTAATTTTTGACCAGTTTCTCAGCAGTGGTGAGTCCAAGTGGTTGCGTCAAACCGGACTTGTTGTGCTGCTCCCACATGGTTATGATGGTCAGGGCCCTGAACATTCAAGTGCACGATTGGAGCGTTTCCTTCAG ATGAGTGATGACAATCCATTTGTTATACCTGAGATGGATCCAACTCTTCGGAAACAAATTCAAGAATGTAACTGGCAGATTGTGAATGTTACAACTCCTGCTAATTATTTCCATGTTTTGCGGCGTCAG ATACACAGGGGATTCCGTAAGCCTCTCATCGTGATGTCACCCAAAAACCTGTTGCGTCACAAGGACTGCAAATCAAATCTTTCCGAGTTTGATGATGTCCAAGGTCACCCTGGTTTTGACAAACAAGGGACCAGATTTAAGCGGCTTATTAAGGATCAGAATGGCCACTCTGATCTTGAGGAGGGTATCAGACGTCTGGTTCTTTGTTCTGGAAAG GTTTATTACGAGCTTGATGAAGAGCGGAAGAAGCGCAGTGCAAGTGATGTTGCAATTTGCAGGGTGGAACAGCTTTGTCCTTTCCCATATGACCTGGTTCAGCGTGAGCTTAAACGATATCCAA ATGCCGAGATCGTTTGGTGCCAGGAAGAGCCAATGAACATGGGTGCGTACACCTACATTTCACCCCGACTTGCCACTGCCATGAAAGCAGTGGGCAGAGGAACCATAGAGGACATCAAATACATTGGCCGCGCTCCGTCTGCTGCCACAGCTACTGGCTTCTATCAGGCTCATGTTAAAGAACAAACTGAGCTCGTGCAGAAATCCATTCATCCGGAACCAATCAAGGCCCCTGCTGAAATCTGTTAA
- the LOC107174877 gene encoding uncharacterized protein LOC107174877 — protein MSNRKRKLIVEESDEETRDSDLNFSIPTEFLRPSSSVGPSHGRDILEYPRPLAVSPSPEVELVGNRGGPASGSGENHSFDGVGVPEGVGDGKGSSFGPSVPPQRRNLGHRVEADSYPINYITCATTQIDLFKLRNLYNIPEEVLLVVPGKGDRCGSEELSLVEVKHLYQLRSSPREAGWYYFMLSSAKRKPITSFPSSCKNWKNKFFFAGGSWCPAAHSLGGDIYLLTHFVTPESWGLIKGLEDRPLLQVETVLVNASTCQDLLSPTNLVGSGLVDIAAGMDNKILSALSRKRGRAPSSSSNPPPPPKKVSAGPSKASVPALPPPPPRKSVGEKTTEKSSKDIESVNLNELAGSIQRVSFKLATIVSCYKNRITRQERKLQAENQDLKKRVESADRSKEKLAELNKQITELEEKVAVAESTSSKLEGELGDLKSDIQATQSERDTLRTTLEGEIKSLSEQLVEEKGKSADVEDRLDVEYDSGVAFSYKCIMSVLKEEYPELDISKLEARVERYMAEAGQGDKGQGEQDQVEVPLDRVQEGEAGGRAFEVGQGPVPPPPGIADLPPLEIADLLPPETADPSAAGTDDSLNL, from the exons ATGTCGAATCGGAAAAGGAAGTTAATTGTCGAAGAGAGTGACGAGGAAACAAGGGACTCAGaccttaatttttcaataccCACTGAATTTTTACGCCCCTCTAGTAGCGTAGGCCCCTCCCATGGGAGGGATATCCTTGAGTACCCACGCCCCTTGGCTGTTTCTCCCTCCCCTGAAGTAGAGCTTGTAGGGAATAGAGGTGGACCTGCGTCGGGCTCTGGTGAAAACCACAGCTTTGATGGGGTTGGGGTCCCTGAAGGAGTTGGTGATGGTAAGGGGAGCAGTTTTGGGCCGAGCGTACCCCCTCAGAGAAGGAATCTCGGTCATAGGGTAGAGGCGGACTCGTATCCTATTAACTATATAACTTGTGCCACCACCCAAATTGATCTGTTCAAGCTTAGGAACCTTTACAACATTCCTGAGGAGGTGCTCCTGGTAGTTCCTGGGAAAGGTGAT AGGTGCGGATCAGAGGAGCTCTCCCTTGTTGAAGTGAAGCATCTATACCAGTTGAGGAGTAGCCCGAGGGAAGCAGGCTGGTACTATTTCATGTTGAGCTCTGCGAAGAGGAAACCAATCACCAGCTTCCCTTCATCGTGcaaaaattggaagaacaaattcttctttgctggGGGAAGTTGGTGTCCAGCAGCTCATTCGTTGGGTGGTGATATTTACCTTCTAACACATTTTGTCACCCCAG AATCGTGGGGTTTGATTAAGGGACTTGAAGACCGACCTTTGCTTCAGGTGGAAACTGTTCTGGTGAACGCGTCGACCTGCCAAGATCTCCTATCACCAACAAACCTGGTCGGTTCGGGTCTAGTGGACATAGCAGCCGGAATGGATAACAAGATTCTTAGCGCTCTGTCCAGAAAGCGTGGTCGGGCCCCAAGCAGCTCCAGCAACCCTCCTCCGCCTCCGAAGAAAGTCAGTGCTGGCCCTTCTAAGGCTTCCGTTCCTGCTCTGCCCCCTCCTCCACCTCGTAAGAGTGTCGGGGAGAAAACTACAGAAAAAAGTTCTAAG GACATTGAGAGCGTGAATCTCAATGAACTAGCTGGTTCTATCCAAAGGGTCTCCTTCAAGTTGGCCACCATAGTATCTTGTTACAAGAATAGGATCACGCGTCAGGAGAGGAAGCTTCAAGCTGAGAACCAGGACTTGAAGAAGAGGGTTGAATCTGCTGATCGCTCCAAGGAGAAACTGGCCGAGCTGAACAAGCAGATTACGGAGCTAGAGGAGAAAGTTGCGGTTGCTGAGTCCACTTCCTCCAAACTTGAGGGTGAGTTGGGTGATCTGAAATCTGATATTCAGGCTACTCAAAGTGAGAGAGATACTTTGAGGACCACCCTTGAGGGAGAAATCAAGTCTCTGAGCGAGCAGCTGGTTGAGGAGAAAGGCAAATCCGCTGATGTGGAGGATCGGCTGGATGTCGAGTATGATTCTGGGGTTGCTTTCTCCTATAAGTGCATCATGTCTGTGCTTAAGGAAGAATATCCCGAGCTGGACATAAGCAAACTGGAGGCTAGAGTGGAGAGATATATGGCTGAGGCCGGCCAGGGAGATAAGGGGCAGGGTGAGCAGGATCAGGTGGAGGTTCCTTTGGATAGGGTGCAAGAGGGGGAAGCTGGGGGACGTGCTTTCGAAGTGGGTCAAGGGCCCGTGCCTCCTCCTCCCGGTATTGCTGATCTCCCACCTCTTGAGATTGCTGATCTTTTACCTCCCGAGACTGCTGATCCTTCAGCTGCTGGAACCGATGACTCTCTTAATCTTTAA
- the LOC102623340 gene encoding uncharacterized protein LOC102623340, with protein sequence MRTLVLRPQYHCHQPPSCFLTSSNSFIHSFKPHRRFHFVKPCSSLKQTKKQNTLQKSTTNAPRSLGWFFNPKGDDDDNNNRIQGNGMDAESEGLEGDTAVKGSILAGVLLLVVVGGFGTMGYVYKDQINAFLTQFSGFIEGYGPAGYALFVAVYAGLEILAIPAIPLTMSAGLLFGSVTGTIIVSISGTVAASVAFLIARYFARERILKLVEGNKKFLAIDKAIGENGFRVVTLLRLSPLLPFSLGNYLYGLTSVKFVPYVLGSWLGMLPGTWAYVSAGAFGRAIIQEESEVGLPGGNGQLLTLGLGLLFTALAAAYVTRLAKDAVKDIE encoded by the exons ATGCGGACGCTCGTCTTGCGCCCACAATACCATTGCCATCAGCCACCCTCATGCTTCCTCACATCTTCCAATTCATTCATCCACAGCTTCAAGCCTCACAGGCGCTTCCATTTCGTCAAACCATGCTCATCTTTGAAGCAGACCAAGAAGCAAAACACCCTTCAGAAGAGCACCACCAATGCTCCCCGGAGCTTGGGCTGGTTCTTTAACCCCAAGggcgatgatgatgataataacaaTAGGATTCAGGGAAATGGGATGGATGCTGAGAGTGAGGGATTAGAGGGGGACACTGCTGTTAAAGGCTCCATCTTGGCAGGTGTTTTGCTTTTGGTTGTTGTTGGTGGGTTTGGTACCATGGGGTATGTTTATAAGGATCAGATTAATGCGTTTTTGACCCAGTTTTCTGGGTTTATTGAAG GTTATGGCCCAGCTGGATATGCTTTATTTGTGGCAGTTTATGCTGGATTGGAG ATTCTTGCGATTCCTGCAATTCCATTGACCATGTCAGCTGGACTTCTATTTGGTTCTGTAACTGGCACCATCATAGTATCCATCAGTGGAACT GTGGCAGCAAGTGTTGCATTTTTGATTGCCCGATATTTCGCTCGTGAGCGCATCCTCAAACTAGTCGAAGGAAACAAAAAGTTTCTTGCAATTGACAAAGCAATTGGAGAAAATGGCTTCAGGGTTGTTACACTTCTTCGTTTGAGTCCTTTGCTTCCATTTTCTCTGGGGAATTATTTGTATGGATTGACATCTGTAAAGTTTGTACCATATGTTCTGGGAAG TTGGTTGGGGATGCTTCCAGGAACGTGGGCTTATGTGAGTGCTGGAGCTTTTGGGCGAGCAATTATT CAAGAAGAGTCCGAGGTTGGCTTACCTGGAGGAAATGGTCAGCTTTTGACTCTTGGGCTGGGATTATTGTTCACAGCCTTGGCTGCTGCATACGTAACACGGCTGGCAAAG GATGCTGTAAAGGATATTGAATAG